One Tachysurus fulvidraco isolate hzauxx_2018 chromosome 2, HZAU_PFXX_2.0, whole genome shotgun sequence DNA segment encodes these proteins:
- the LOC113646146 gene encoding AP-2 complex subunit alpha-2 isoform X1, which yields MPAVSKGDGMRGLAVFISDIRNCKSKEAEIKRINKELANIRSKFKGDKALDGYSKKKYVCKLLFIFLLGHDIDFGHMEAVNLLSSNKYTEKQIGYLFISVLVNSNSDLIHLINNAIKNDLSSRNPTFMNLALHCIANVGSREMAEAFASEVPRILVAGDTMDSVKQSAALCLLRLNRTSPDLIPMGEWTSRVVHLLNDQHLGVVTAATSLIITLAQKNPDDFKTAVSLAVARLSRIVTSASTDLQDYTYYFVAAPWLSVKLLRLLQCYPPPEDAAIRGRLTECLETILNKAQEPPKSKKVQHSNAKNAVLFEAISLIIHHDSEPTLLVRACNQLGQFLQHRETNLRYLALESMCTLASSEFSHEAVKTHIDTVINALKTERDVSVRQRAVDLLYAMCDRSNSKQIVAEMLRYLETADYAIREEIVLKVAILAEKYAVDYTWYVDTILNLIRIAGDYVSEEVWYRVIQIVINRDDVQGYAAKTVFEALQAPACHENLVKVGGYILGEFGNLIAGDPRSSPLIQFNLLHSKFHLCSVPTRALLLSAYVKFINLFPEVKSTIQEVLRSDSQIRNADVELQQRAVEYLRLSCIASTDILATVLEEMPPFPERESSILAKLKKKKGSGTGTEVDESRKERNFNGNSDHTVASTNAKPTPSSFAYEALAKATPPINRPRPVPMSSTLNTPLSHLSLHTSAVFQVNSSSPPSDLLNLGNSTTLNSASPPVASTTGSLLVDVFSENLSAASFSASTPIIEENLSRFVCKNNGVLYENQLLQIGLKSEFRQNLGRMYVFYGNKTTTQFVNFSASVVCHDALSNQLNIHTKVIDPVIDGGAQLQQVLNIECLTDFIDSPVLNIHFRYGGSMQNISVRLPITLNKFFQPTEMTSQEFFQRWKQLSAPQQEVQKIFKAKHSMDTEITKAKIIGFGTALLEGVDPNPSNFVGAGVIHTKTMQVGCLLRLEPNTQAQMYRLTLRTSRDTVSQRLCELLSEQF from the exons ATGCCGGCGGTTTCAAAAGGAGACGGGATGCGCGGGCTCGCTGTTTTCATCTCTGACATCCGGAACT GTAAAAGTAAGGAGGCTGAGATCAAGAGAATAAACAAAGAGTTGGCCAACATTCGCTCCAaatttaaag gagatAAAGCTCTGGATGGCTACAGTAAGAAGAAGTATGTGTGTAAGctgctgtttattttcctgttgGGTCATGACATCGACTTCGGCCACATGGAGGCAGTGAACCTTCTCAGCTCCAACAAATACACTGAGAAACAGATA GGCTACTTGTTTATCTCAGTGCTGGTGAACAGCAACAGCGATCTGATCCACCTCATCAACAACGCCATAAAGAATGACCTGAGCAGCAGGAACCCCACCTTCATGAACCTGGCACTGCACTGCATCGCCAACGTGGGCAGCCGAGAGATGGCCGAGGCGTTCGCTTCGGAGGTGCCACGCATCCTGGTGGCAGG AGACACAATGGACAGTGTGAAGCAGAGTGCGGCTCTGTGCTTGTTGCGGCTCAACCGGACGTCCCCGGATCTGATCCCCATGGGCGAATGGACGTCACGTGTTGTACACCTTCTCAATGATCAGCACCTG GGAGTGGTGACAGCAGCGACGAGTCTCATCATCACTCTGGCTCAGAAGAACCCAGACGACTTTAAGACCGCCGTGTCTCTGGCTGTGGCCAGACTCAGCAGG ATTGTCACATCAGCATCTACAGACCTGCAGGACTACACGTATTATTTTGTTGCAGCTCCGTGGCTGTCAGTCAAACTGCTTCGCCTGCTGCAGTGTTATCCAccaccag AGGATGCAGCGATTCGTGGACGCCTAACCGAGTGCCTGGAGACGATCCTGAACAAAGCACAGGAGCCTCCCAAGTCCAAGAAGGTGCAGCACTCCAACGCCAAGAACGCAGTGCTGTTTGAGGCCATCAGTCTCATCATCCACCATGACAG TGAGCCGACGCTGCTGGTGCGAGCCTGTAATCAGCTGGGTCAGTTTCTGCAGCACAGAGAGACAAACCTGCGCTATCTGGCCCTGGAGAGCATGTGCACGTTGGCGAGTTCGGAGTTTTCCCACGAGGCTGTAAAAACTCACATTGACACTGTGATTAATGCACTAAAG aCTGAGCGTGATGTGAGTGTGAGGCAGCGTGCTGTGGACCTTCTCTATGCCATGTGCGACCGTAGCAACTCCAAACAAATTGTCGCTGAGATGCTGAGATACCTGGAGACAGCTGATTACGCAATCAGAGAAGAGATT GTTCTGAAAGTGGCCATCCTGGCAGAAAAGTATGCCGTGGACTACACGTGGTACGTAGACACCATCCTGAACCTGATCCGCATCGCTGGGGATTACGTAAGTGAGGAGGTGTGGTACCGAGTCATACAGATCGTCATCAACCGAGACGACGTGCAGGGATACGCTGCCAAAACCGTGTTTGAG GCTCTACAGGCTCCAGCCTGCCATGAAAACCTGGTAAAAGTGGGCGGCTACATTCTGGGCGAGTTCGGAAATCTTATCGCTGGAGACCCGCGCTCAAG TCCACTTATTCAGTTTAACCTCCTCCACTCAAAGTTCCACTTGTGTTCGGTTCCCACTCGGGCTCTGCTGCTCTCGGCTTACGTCAAGTTCATCAACCTTTTCCCCGAGGTGAAGAGCACCATACAGGAGGTGCTGCGTTCAGACAGTCAGATACGTAACGCTGATGTGGAGCTGCAGCAGCGTGCTGTAGAATACCTGCGCCTCAGCTGCATCGCCAGCACCGATATACTG GCCACAGTGTTGGAGGAGATGCCTCCTTTCCCCGAGCGAGAATCCTCCATCTTGGCTaagctgaagaagaagaagggatcTGGAACAGGTACGGAGGTGGATGAAAGTCGAAAGGAGCGCAACTTTAACGGGAACAGCGATCACACTGTGGCTAGCACTAACGCAAAG CCTACTCCTTCATCTTTTGCTTATGAAGCCTTGGCTAAAGCCACGCCCCCAATCAACAGACCACGCCCAGTTCCCATGTCCTCCACTCTGAACACGCCTCTCTCCCACTTATCACTTCACACTTCTGCTGTCTTCCAG GTGAACTCGTCTTCTCCTCCTTCTGACCTTCTGAATTTGGGAAACAGCACAACTCTGAACTCTGCCAGTCCTCCAGTGGCATCCACCACGGGCAGCCTGCTGGTGGACGTCTTCTCTGAAAACCTGTCAGCAGCCAGTTTCAGTGCCTCTACACCCATCATCGAGGAAAACCTGTCAAG GTTTGTGTGTAAGAATAACGGTGTCCTGTATGAGAACCAGTTACTGCAGATTGGCCTGAAGTCTGAATTCAGACAGAACTTGG GTCGCATGTACGTGTTCTATGGAAACAAAACTACAACACAGTTTGTGAATTTTTCTGCCTCTGTGGTGTGCCATGATGCTCTCAGTAatc AGCTGAATATTCACACAAAAGTGATCGATCCTGTAATAGATGGAGGAGCTCAGCTTCAGCAGGTCCTCAACATCGAGTGCTTAACCGACTTCATAGATTCGCCAGTGCTCAATATCCAtttcag GTATGGTGGCAGCATGCAGAACATCTCTGTGAGACTTCCCATCACGCTCAACAAGTTCTTCCAGCCTACGGAAATGACGTCTCAAGAGTTCTTTCAGCGATGGAAGCAGCTAAGCGC TCCTCAGCAGGAGGTGCAAAAGATCTTCAAGGCTAAGCATTCCATGGACACAGAGATCACCAAGGCTAAG attatcGGGTTTGGAACCGCACTGCTAGAGGGTGTAGACCCCAATCCTTCTAATTTTGTTGGTGCTGGtgttatacacacaaaaacgaTGCAAGTTGGCTGCCTTCTGAGATTAGAGCCTAACACACAAGCCCAG ATGTACCGGCTCACTCTGAGGACTAGTCGAGACACCGTGTCTCAGAGGCTGTGTGAGCTGCTTTCAGAACAGTTCTGA
- the LOC113646146 gene encoding AP-2 complex subunit alpha-2 isoform X2, which translates to MPAVSKGDGMRGLAVFISDIRNCKSKEAEIKRINKELANIRSKFKGDKALDGYSKKKYVCKLLFIFLLGHDIDFGHMEAVNLLSSNKYTEKQIGYLFISVLVNSNSDLIHLINNAIKNDLSSRNPTFMNLALHCIANVGSREMAEAFASEVPRILVAGDTMDSVKQSAALCLLRLNRTSPDLIPMGEWTSRVVHLLNDQHLGVVTAATSLIITLAQKNPDDFKTAVSLAVARLSRIVTSASTDLQDYTYYFVAAPWLSVKLLRLLQCYPPPEDAAIRGRLTECLETILNKAQEPPKSKKVQHSNAKNAVLFEAISLIIHHDSEPTLLVRACNQLGQFLQHRETNLRYLALESMCTLASSEFSHEAVKTHIDTVINALKTERDVSVRQRAVDLLYAMCDRSNSKQIVAEMLRYLETADYAIREEIVLKVAILAEKYAVDYTWYVDTILNLIRIAGDYVSEEVWYRVIQIVINRDDVQGYAAKTVFEALQAPACHENLVKVGGYILGEFGNLIAGDPRSSPLIQFNLLHSKFHLCSVPTRALLLSAYVKFINLFPEVKSTIQEVLRSDSQIRNADVELQQRAVEYLRLSCIASTDILATVLEEMPPFPERESSILAKLKKKKGSGTGTEVDESRKERNFNGNSDHTVASTNAKVNSSSPPSDLLNLGNSTTLNSASPPVASTTGSLLVDVFSENLSAASFSASTPIIEENLSRFVCKNNGVLYENQLLQIGLKSEFRQNLGRMYVFYGNKTTTQFVNFSASVVCHDALSNQLNIHTKVIDPVIDGGAQLQQVLNIECLTDFIDSPVLNIHFRYGGSMQNISVRLPITLNKFFQPTEMTSQEFFQRWKQLSAPQQEVQKIFKAKHSMDTEITKAKIIGFGTALLEGVDPNPSNFVGAGVIHTKTMQVGCLLRLEPNTQAQMYRLTLRTSRDTVSQRLCELLSEQF; encoded by the exons ATGCCGGCGGTTTCAAAAGGAGACGGGATGCGCGGGCTCGCTGTTTTCATCTCTGACATCCGGAACT GTAAAAGTAAGGAGGCTGAGATCAAGAGAATAAACAAAGAGTTGGCCAACATTCGCTCCAaatttaaag gagatAAAGCTCTGGATGGCTACAGTAAGAAGAAGTATGTGTGTAAGctgctgtttattttcctgttgGGTCATGACATCGACTTCGGCCACATGGAGGCAGTGAACCTTCTCAGCTCCAACAAATACACTGAGAAACAGATA GGCTACTTGTTTATCTCAGTGCTGGTGAACAGCAACAGCGATCTGATCCACCTCATCAACAACGCCATAAAGAATGACCTGAGCAGCAGGAACCCCACCTTCATGAACCTGGCACTGCACTGCATCGCCAACGTGGGCAGCCGAGAGATGGCCGAGGCGTTCGCTTCGGAGGTGCCACGCATCCTGGTGGCAGG AGACACAATGGACAGTGTGAAGCAGAGTGCGGCTCTGTGCTTGTTGCGGCTCAACCGGACGTCCCCGGATCTGATCCCCATGGGCGAATGGACGTCACGTGTTGTACACCTTCTCAATGATCAGCACCTG GGAGTGGTGACAGCAGCGACGAGTCTCATCATCACTCTGGCTCAGAAGAACCCAGACGACTTTAAGACCGCCGTGTCTCTGGCTGTGGCCAGACTCAGCAGG ATTGTCACATCAGCATCTACAGACCTGCAGGACTACACGTATTATTTTGTTGCAGCTCCGTGGCTGTCAGTCAAACTGCTTCGCCTGCTGCAGTGTTATCCAccaccag AGGATGCAGCGATTCGTGGACGCCTAACCGAGTGCCTGGAGACGATCCTGAACAAAGCACAGGAGCCTCCCAAGTCCAAGAAGGTGCAGCACTCCAACGCCAAGAACGCAGTGCTGTTTGAGGCCATCAGTCTCATCATCCACCATGACAG TGAGCCGACGCTGCTGGTGCGAGCCTGTAATCAGCTGGGTCAGTTTCTGCAGCACAGAGAGACAAACCTGCGCTATCTGGCCCTGGAGAGCATGTGCACGTTGGCGAGTTCGGAGTTTTCCCACGAGGCTGTAAAAACTCACATTGACACTGTGATTAATGCACTAAAG aCTGAGCGTGATGTGAGTGTGAGGCAGCGTGCTGTGGACCTTCTCTATGCCATGTGCGACCGTAGCAACTCCAAACAAATTGTCGCTGAGATGCTGAGATACCTGGAGACAGCTGATTACGCAATCAGAGAAGAGATT GTTCTGAAAGTGGCCATCCTGGCAGAAAAGTATGCCGTGGACTACACGTGGTACGTAGACACCATCCTGAACCTGATCCGCATCGCTGGGGATTACGTAAGTGAGGAGGTGTGGTACCGAGTCATACAGATCGTCATCAACCGAGACGACGTGCAGGGATACGCTGCCAAAACCGTGTTTGAG GCTCTACAGGCTCCAGCCTGCCATGAAAACCTGGTAAAAGTGGGCGGCTACATTCTGGGCGAGTTCGGAAATCTTATCGCTGGAGACCCGCGCTCAAG TCCACTTATTCAGTTTAACCTCCTCCACTCAAAGTTCCACTTGTGTTCGGTTCCCACTCGGGCTCTGCTGCTCTCGGCTTACGTCAAGTTCATCAACCTTTTCCCCGAGGTGAAGAGCACCATACAGGAGGTGCTGCGTTCAGACAGTCAGATACGTAACGCTGATGTGGAGCTGCAGCAGCGTGCTGTAGAATACCTGCGCCTCAGCTGCATCGCCAGCACCGATATACTG GCCACAGTGTTGGAGGAGATGCCTCCTTTCCCCGAGCGAGAATCCTCCATCTTGGCTaagctgaagaagaagaagggatcTGGAACAGGTACGGAGGTGGATGAAAGTCGAAAGGAGCGCAACTTTAACGGGAACAGCGATCACACTGTGGCTAGCACTAACGCAAAG GTGAACTCGTCTTCTCCTCCTTCTGACCTTCTGAATTTGGGAAACAGCACAACTCTGAACTCTGCCAGTCCTCCAGTGGCATCCACCACGGGCAGCCTGCTGGTGGACGTCTTCTCTGAAAACCTGTCAGCAGCCAGTTTCAGTGCCTCTACACCCATCATCGAGGAAAACCTGTCAAG GTTTGTGTGTAAGAATAACGGTGTCCTGTATGAGAACCAGTTACTGCAGATTGGCCTGAAGTCTGAATTCAGACAGAACTTGG GTCGCATGTACGTGTTCTATGGAAACAAAACTACAACACAGTTTGTGAATTTTTCTGCCTCTGTGGTGTGCCATGATGCTCTCAGTAatc AGCTGAATATTCACACAAAAGTGATCGATCCTGTAATAGATGGAGGAGCTCAGCTTCAGCAGGTCCTCAACATCGAGTGCTTAACCGACTTCATAGATTCGCCAGTGCTCAATATCCAtttcag GTATGGTGGCAGCATGCAGAACATCTCTGTGAGACTTCCCATCACGCTCAACAAGTTCTTCCAGCCTACGGAAATGACGTCTCAAGAGTTCTTTCAGCGATGGAAGCAGCTAAGCGC TCCTCAGCAGGAGGTGCAAAAGATCTTCAAGGCTAAGCATTCCATGGACACAGAGATCACCAAGGCTAAG attatcGGGTTTGGAACCGCACTGCTAGAGGGTGTAGACCCCAATCCTTCTAATTTTGTTGGTGCTGGtgttatacacacaaaaacgaTGCAAGTTGGCTGCCTTCTGAGATTAGAGCCTAACACACAAGCCCAG ATGTACCGGCTCACTCTGAGGACTAGTCGAGACACCGTGTCTCAGAGGCTGTGTGAGCTGCTTTCAGAACAGTTCTGA